One Seleniivibrio woodruffii DNA window includes the following coding sequences:
- a CDS encoding cytochrome C, with amino-acid sequence MSEHHHVKVGPKRIIYCLLGILILVYCGYIIQILVMHIWHKASHEETTVGMSKEDKLYQEMIKGVNDTDGHGSGSKDINSSHKLYDFHETKRTAIEDKQNLCVSCHGDVPHDKKKEVRAFLNMHAYFMACETCHIKAESKADTKFVWYEKATGKEKDKIDLSSYLKDTPYKLMPLKNSGERFYDNEQMKKYVGEFKAQVNNMVPSAKSASLKVIHRPMTELKDTVNCEDCHTSDSYKAYLPFAKIGYPERRANQLVGNEVVGMVDKYKEFFIPNFLKPAEGQESEN; translated from the coding sequence ATGTCTGAGCACCACCACGTTAAGGTTGGACCTAAAAGGATAATCTACTGTCTGCTGGGTATACTTATTCTTGTATACTGCGGATATATAATTCAGATACTCGTAATGCACATCTGGCACAAAGCCTCCCACGAGGAGACCACAGTCGGAATGAGCAAAGAGGACAAGCTGTATCAGGAGATGATAAAGGGTGTCAACGACACCGACGGACATGGCAGCGGGTCTAAGGACATAAACAGCAGCCACAAGCTTTATGATTTCCACGAAACCAAGAGAACGGCCATTGAGGACAAGCAGAACCTCTGCGTCTCCTGCCATGGCGACGTTCCCCACGACAAAAAGAAAGAGGTCAGGGCTTTCCTGAATATGCACGCATACTTCATGGCATGCGAAACTTGCCACATAAAGGCGGAAAGCAAAGCCGACACCAAGTTTGTATGGTATGAAAAAGCCACAGGAAAAGAGAAGGACAAGATAGACCTTTCAAGCTATCTGAAAGACACGCCCTATAAGCTCATGCCTCTTAAGAACTCCGGCGAGAGATTCTATGACAATGAGCAGATGAAAAAATACGTAGGCGAGTTCAAGGCTCAGGTTAACAACATGGTGCCCTCAGCAAAGAGCGCATCTCTGAAAGTTATCCACAGACCCATGACCGAGCTTAAGGACACTGTTAACTGTGAGGATTGCCACACTTCCGACTCCTATAAGGCATACCTGCCTTTTGCGAAGATCGGCTATCCTGAAAGAAGAGCTAACCAGCTCGTAGGCAACGAAGTTGTCGGTATGGTGGACAAATACAAAGAGTTCTTCATCCCCAACTTCCTGAAACCTGCAGAGGGACAAGAGAGTGAAAATTAA
- a CDS encoding NHL repeat-containing protein, whose amino-acid sequence MKIKIFAVILLFSIAAISDAAQVTASLLYKVQLKDNAAPGDVVVESDASTGVYDAFGGTYTVYRNGRAVKSVQKSFLKGGNCLVKNGNYFLYCNSTENSLDMLTAGLDKFSTFGLPAGIKGKYDPTDALVSGGYVYTVDNDNHRVLKTHLGTKAVEQTVGGFGNGKLEFWYPFALATDKRGVLYVSEALGTRVQKITKDFKFYENIGKWGIGAGEFYRPTGVAVLGGTTLFVGDGFTGVIQYFDEDGKFAGVLKDKNGRKLKFDSITHMRINGRYLAVVDAFAKSVTVYELRGGK is encoded by the coding sequence GTGAAAATTAAGATCTTTGCCGTAATTCTGCTTTTTAGTATTGCCGCAATAAGTGATGCTGCCCAGGTGACAGCATCACTTCTCTATAAAGTGCAGCTGAAAGACAATGCTGCACCCGGAGATGTGGTTGTGGAAAGCGATGCCAGCACAGGCGTATATGACGCATTCGGCGGAACATATACGGTTTACAGGAACGGAAGAGCCGTCAAATCAGTTCAGAAGTCTTTCCTTAAAGGCGGGAACTGTCTTGTTAAGAACGGTAACTACTTCCTTTACTGCAACAGCACAGAAAACTCACTGGACATGCTGACAGCAGGTCTGGATAAGTTCAGTACGTTCGGACTGCCCGCAGGCATAAAAGGGAAATATGACCCCACCGATGCTCTGGTGTCCGGAGGATATGTCTATACGGTGGACAACGACAACCACCGTGTTTTAAAGACACATCTGGGAACCAAAGCGGTCGAACAGACCGTGGGCGGTTTCGGAAACGGAAAACTTGAGTTCTGGTATCCATTTGCGCTGGCTACGGACAAAAGAGGCGTTCTCTATGTTTCCGAAGCTCTGGGCACCCGTGTCCAGAAGATCACTAAAGATTTCAAGTTTTATGAGAATATAGGCAAATGGGGAATCGGTGCCGGAGAGTTCTACAGACCCACTGGTGTTGCGGTTCTCGGCGGCACTACCCTTTTTGTCGGTGACGGCTTCACAGGCGTCATCCAGTATTTTGACGAGGACGGAAAGTTTGCAGGCGTTCTGAAAGACAAGAACGGCAGAAAGCTGAAGTTCGACTCAATAACCCACATGAGGATCAACGGAAGATATCTGGCGGTGGTGGATGCATTTGCAAAGTCTGTCACTGTTTATGAGCTGAGGGGTGGAAAATGA
- a CDS encoding formate dehydrogenase subunit gamma: MMRKLPLIKIKDGKRHYLKITGNQKAQHYILMTTFLMLTLTGFPLKFHYYDWAKPVIDFFGGLPVTRILHRIAGVTMCGLFFYHWYYLFKNIWQYYAGPARRTGTFSWKELGLFVYYSPMCPRAKDGKDIADFVKFALFISDDRPKHERFHWREKFDYWAVFWGIPVLGITGLFLWFPVWAASFLPGWAINISYIAHSDEAMLAVSVIFIWHMYNAHINYDKFPVSPLFITGYLPEDLMKHEYYVEWARINKIVEKDSSYLLDIDAQKEAQKLEDAEKLEIIRGQISFLQENEKSEKGDK; encoded by the coding sequence ATGATGAGAAAACTGCCCCTTATAAAAATTAAAGACGGTAAGAGACATTACCTGAAAATAACAGGAAACCAGAAGGCTCAGCACTATATCCTCATGACAACTTTCCTTATGCTGACCCTTACGGGCTTCCCGCTGAAATTCCACTACTATGACTGGGCTAAACCCGTTATAGATTTCTTCGGCGGTCTCCCTGTTACAAGAATTCTGCACAGAATAGCAGGCGTTACAATGTGCGGTCTGTTCTTCTATCACTGGTATTACCTGTTTAAAAACATCTGGCAATACTATGCCGGCCCCGCAAGAAGAACCGGAACTTTCTCATGGAAAGAGCTGGGTCTCTTTGTTTACTATTCTCCCATGTGTCCCCGTGCGAAAGACGGAAAGGACATAGCGGATTTCGTCAAGTTTGCGCTGTTCATCTCCGATGACAGACCCAAACACGAAAGATTCCACTGGAGAGAGAAGTTTGACTACTGGGCGGTGTTTTGGGGTATTCCCGTTCTCGGCATCACCGGACTTTTCCTGTGGTTCCCTGTTTGGGCTGCTTCATTCCTTCCCGGCTGGGCGATCAACATCAGCTACATCGCACACTCTGACGAAGCGATGCTGGCGGTGAGCGTTATCTTTATATGGCACATGTACAACGCACATATAAACTACGACAAGTTCCCTGTGTCGCCGCTGTTCATAACAGGCTATCTTCCCGAAGACCTGATGAAACACGAGTATTATGTTGAGTGGGCCCGTATCAACAAAATAGTTGAGAAAGACTCCTCATATCTGCTCGACATCGATGCACAGAAAGAAGCGCAGAAACTGGAAGATGCTGAGAAGCTCGAAATTATCAGAGGTCAGATTTCTTTCCTTCAGGAAAATGAAAAGAGCGAAAAGGGGGATAAGTAA
- a CDS encoding sigma-54-dependent transcriptional regulator: MTSPIYIIDDDKTITDAYAIFLKRSGISDYIIMNDPREFVAALDSVTPMAVFLDLQMPYYTGEDILELVKAKHPETPVIIITGNADVDTAVRCIHKGALNFLVKPLDKERFAAAYHSALNAFQMQTEINALRSAKKAAESGEIVDFCGIVTSDGRMKELFRYIESISKSSFPVLITGETGVGKELFAGAVHKCSGRKGDFVPVNVAGLDDTMFTDTLFGHVKGAFTGAEKQRQGMVALAEGGTLFLDEIGDLTDSAQVKLLRLLQEKIYSPLGSDKFVRSGVRIVAATNADLEESVRQGRFRQDLFYRLTTHRVDIPPLRERRGDIGLLAPVFYEKALEEVGLKGEPIPTAFIRMLESYDFPGNVRQLQAVVSDMAMVFGGKRPGEREAEGFLYRHGISAADVNRKVFTYSGTFPTLKEIEQYVVDAAVKESEGNVSCAARLLGITRQALHKRLKGS, translated from the coding sequence ATGACATCCCCTATATATATAATAGATGACGACAAAACAATAACCGATGCCTATGCCATTTTTCTGAAACGCAGCGGCATCAGTGACTATATTATCATGAATGACCCGAGAGAGTTCGTTGCCGCTCTGGATTCCGTCACGCCCATGGCTGTCTTCCTTGACCTACAGATGCCCTACTACACAGGAGAGGATATCCTTGAACTGGTGAAGGCTAAGCATCCGGAGACTCCGGTCATAATAATCACCGGGAACGCAGATGTGGATACAGCGGTCAGATGCATCCATAAGGGTGCGCTGAACTTTCTCGTAAAGCCGCTGGACAAGGAGAGATTTGCAGCGGCATACCATTCGGCACTGAACGCATTTCAGATGCAGACGGAGATAAATGCTCTGCGCAGTGCGAAAAAGGCGGCTGAAAGCGGAGAGATTGTCGATTTCTGCGGCATAGTTACCTCCGACGGCAGAATGAAGGAGCTTTTCCGATATATAGAATCCATATCTAAAAGCAGCTTTCCGGTTCTCATAACAGGGGAGACCGGGGTGGGCAAAGAGCTTTTTGCAGGTGCGGTTCATAAATGCAGCGGAAGAAAAGGGGATTTTGTCCCCGTGAACGTTGCCGGACTGGACGACACCATGTTCACGGATACCCTGTTCGGTCACGTTAAGGGTGCTTTCACAGGAGCCGAAAAGCAGCGTCAGGGTATGGTGGCTCTGGCAGAGGGCGGAACGCTTTTTTTAGACGAAATAGGCGATCTCACCGACAGTGCGCAGGTAAAACTGCTTCGCCTGCTTCAGGAAAAAATATATTCACCGCTGGGTTCGGACAAGTTTGTCCGTTCCGGCGTGCGCATAGTTGCGGCGACAAATGCCGATCTTGAGGAGAGCGTCAGGCAGGGCAGGTTCAGACAGGATCTTTTCTACAGGCTGACAACCCACAGAGTCGATATTCCCCCGCTCAGGGAGAGAAGAGGCGATATCGGGCTCCTTGCTCCCGTGTTTTATGAAAAGGCACTGGAAGAGGTGGGGCTTAAGGGCGAGCCTATCCCGACAGCGTTCATCAGGATGCTGGAAAGCTATGATTTTCCGGGTAATGTGCGTCAGCTGCAGGCGGTTGTCTCAGACATGGCTATGGTGTTCGGCGGGAAAAGACCCGGAGAACGTGAGGCGGAGGGCTTTCTGTACCGCCACGGGATATCGGCTGCGGATGTGAACAGAAAGGTGTTTACCTACAGCGGAACTTTTCCGACCCTGAAAGAGATAGAGCAGTATGTGGTGGATGCCGCAGTTAAGGAGTCCGAAGGAAACGTGAGCTGTGCGGCGAGACTTCTGGGCATCACAAGACAGGCTCTCCACAAAAGACTGAAAGGAAGCTGA
- a CDS encoding multiheme c-type cytochrome has product MSRRILFLLMLALTCSFMLVGCGGSDGSDGANGADADTAAIIAELKAQLESGAITIAQYEDAIAALEAELASTGKITAVESCATCHADGKTNDPAHGGDYLVKGHQGANDSAPVVREVRNFKTAWSANITDVVVNGDNSLTVDITITSTGAAFNPAADFVSFTINRYQDDNTLANYDRWVNIAPATAANFSNRVAVLDSGNNYTVTIAADANLTPYLAETLMIGATSSDADGANAASDIYRGNLKDGFNVQRLLVAGVDYDVNSSNNPRNYVSDKGSAPSCIKCHGDNEFNYHHNNVLRADADDCVTCHIGGASYDGTNQPAYVSNSRSSLVGRVHGVHASAMYESGKDTDGNALKGYPDEDGFNIGFPSNMSECSVCHTTADQLANATDNSKFRLSLCVTCHGSTPWETIPMNDTLKSIHSSYTVAANDNVCVTCHTGAAGAIAPTSLEDIHAGNLHNMEVSLGKNIAYEIQSVTITGNTGKVTWRAYNTNTSTNYDVLKRTTAANDAVFVGTSPSSADAARAFQSYATSMVIGFYTGDDLTNQGITSQGGQPTLNVAVGSGNTSEVGTTDVFETTFTIPATVTATKGIVAIQGVPVVWSGGTGYLAIVDSVTKNFNRDNSAATARRSAVDINLCLNCHTDFLGHGHNRINNIELCVTCHNANATDKSPRTTLAAQGYNVTADGKTEESYDLKVMLHNIHSATDTDTAYMVYRTRGIYSFRGESAQPANFGVGGTASMWQDVQVHYPRAITSCTACHPAGTFNVADQTKAVAVTVEQGANLASHADDTVIGPNAAACTSCHKGNISDAAAIRAHATTFGYKTNKSTKNEILQLAQ; this is encoded by the coding sequence ATGTCGAGAAGAATTTTATTTCTTTTGATGCTCGCCCTCACCTGCTCGTTCATGCTGGTAGGTTGCGGCGGCTCAGACGGCTCTGACGGCGCCAATGGTGCTGATGCAGACACGGCGGCTATCATTGCCGAGCTTAAGGCACAGCTTGAAAGCGGTGCTATCACTATTGCTCAGTACGAAGATGCAATCGCAGCTCTTGAAGCTGAACTTGCTTCAACTGGCAAAATCACTGCTGTTGAATCTTGCGCAACTTGCCACGCTGACGGCAAAACTAACGACCCCGCTCACGGCGGTGATTATCTCGTTAAAGGCCATCAGGGAGCTAACGATTCCGCTCCGGTGGTTCGTGAAGTGCGTAACTTCAAAACAGCTTGGAGTGCAAACATCACTGATGTGGTAGTTAACGGAGATAACTCTCTTACTGTTGATATCACTATAACTTCAACTGGTGCTGCTTTTAACCCTGCGGCTGATTTTGTTTCATTCACTATCAACCGTTATCAGGATGATAATACCCTTGCAAACTATGACAGATGGGTAAACATTGCACCTGCTACAGCAGCTAACTTCAGCAACCGCGTTGCTGTACTGGATTCAGGTAACAACTACACTGTGACTATTGCTGCTGATGCTAACCTGACACCTTATCTTGCTGAAACACTTATGATCGGTGCAACTTCTTCAGATGCTGACGGAGCAAATGCTGCTTCTGACATCTACAGAGGTAACCTGAAAGATGGTTTCAACGTTCAGAGACTGCTTGTTGCAGGCGTTGACTATGATGTTAACAGCTCTAACAACCCCAGAAACTATGTTAGTGACAAGGGTTCTGCTCCCAGCTGTATCAAATGTCACGGTGATAACGAGTTCAACTATCATCACAACAACGTTCTCAGAGCAGATGCAGATGACTGCGTAACTTGCCACATTGGTGGTGCATCTTATGATGGCACTAACCAGCCCGCATATGTGTCCAACTCAAGATCTTCTCTTGTTGGTCGTGTGCATGGCGTTCACGCTTCTGCTATGTATGAAAGCGGAAAAGATACAGATGGTAATGCTCTTAAAGGTTATCCTGATGAAGACGGATTCAATATCGGTTTCCCCAGCAACATGTCTGAGTGCTCAGTTTGCCACACAACTGCTGACCAGCTTGCAAACGCAACCGACAACTCTAAATTCAGACTGTCACTTTGCGTAACTTGCCATGGTAGCACTCCTTGGGAAACTATCCCTATGAATGACACACTTAAGTCAATCCACTCTTCATACACTGTAGCCGCTAACGACAATGTATGCGTAACTTGCCACACTGGTGCTGCAGGCGCAATTGCTCCTACTTCACTTGAAGACATCCACGCTGGCAACCTCCATAACATGGAAGTTTCTCTTGGCAAAAACATCGCTTACGAAATCCAGTCTGTTACAATCACTGGCAACACAGGAAAAGTTACTTGGAGAGCGTACAACACTAACACTTCAACAAACTACGATGTTCTGAAAAGAACAACAGCTGCAAACGACGCTGTATTCGTAGGTACTTCTCCTTCATCAGCAGATGCTGCCAGAGCTTTCCAGTCATATGCAACATCTATGGTGATCGGTTTCTACACCGGTGATGACCTTACTAACCAGGGTATCACTTCTCAGGGTGGTCAGCCTACTCTGAACGTTGCAGTAGGATCCGGTAACACTTCAGAAGTTGGAACTACTGATGTATTTGAAACAACATTCACAATTCCCGCAACTGTAACAGCCACTAAAGGTATCGTTGCAATTCAGGGTGTACCCGTTGTTTGGTCCGGCGGCACAGGTTACCTTGCAATCGTTGACTCTGTTACTAAAAACTTCAACAGAGACAACTCTGCAGCTACTGCACGTCGTTCCGCTGTTGATATCAACCTCTGTCTGAACTGTCACACTGACTTCCTCGGACACGGACACAACAGAATCAACAACATTGAGCTTTGCGTAACATGTCACAATGCTAACGCAACTGACAAGTCACCGAGAACTACTCTTGCAGCTCAGGGTTACAATGTAACTGCTGACGGCAAAACTGAAGAGTCTTATGACCTGAAAGTAATGCTTCACAACATTCACTCTGCAACTGACACAGACACAGCTTATATGGTTTACCGTACAAGAGGTATCTACTCATTCCGCGGCGAATCTGCTCAGCCTGCTAACTTCGGCGTAGGCGGAACAGCTTCCATGTGGCAGGACGTTCAGGTACATTATCCCCGTGCGATCACCAGCTGTACAGCTTGTCACCCCGCAGGAACATTCAATGTTGCTGACCAGACTAAAGCTGTTGCTGTAACTGTTGAGCAGGGCGCAAACCTTGCATCTCATGCAGATGACACAGTAATCGGACCCAATGCGGCTGCTTGTACAAGCTGTCACAAAGGTAACATCAGCGATGCAGCTGCAATCAGAGCTCACGCTACAACATTCGGTTACAAAACTAACAAATCTACTAAGAACGAAATACTGCAGCTTGCTCAGTAA
- a CDS encoding cytochrome c3 family protein translates to MRKLLLLLTLIVLSAPAAFAADVTKSNPDSSKECAFCHYEWMPQFLYDLKGTEVVDYQKEKVVASDKMCFSCHNGSVADSRIRVWSGEMHKLTDKIPEHMKIPGNLPLEKGKIACRTCHSAHSTGDPKNDKIDKSVFLRMENNNSELCVACHKEIGKDGNISHPLKAPQSGYENMAKEVRSRYGKLGSKGQVVCESCHTPHSPKETKLLIESLTDSKICGVCHEGVVDAKSGEYIKGMLTHPVNIKHTKQSDMLEMIKSGGIYTKDSKVICSTCHSTHKAKADGLLVTENSDNKLCYTCHNNKKEIAGGKHDMLTAKGFRTKDGKSAQQAGTCGSCHAPHGWSAGFAGEGDLLTKGCVSCHTEGAVGAKKIIDTKKFNHPVGKGLKKDMQKNEKLPLFAKIVRFFTTMGSDQSKTDVNCSTCHDIHGKNPNALRIGVENGTLCITCHKEKEMIAKTSHGDKKNEKSCMSCHKVHNSDSERLLTVAVNDGCLDCHKVGGSGEKKLIGEHSHPVNMKTKMQMTGDFKLTKDGTFTCVSCHDPHKQSKKGTVKDFMRGGFADQDSFCSACHQTQKEIAGTDHDMRKTDKEAVCASCHSVHNAKTPVNMMTVEYAYKTKDDNCIACHNPKGHADKKTVSGGHKTGKIDKYQKYEKNLTKDKDGNYYIYCSTCHTVHSNGPKKGAEGTVQNSFLDKKLMSKGGFCAGCHEDKQSFDKSPHNVNKFEKNTEKVNKLKAANDTCGACHEVHGNGGYYLFDKSMGKDFEKICASCHSDSGIASKTAITSSHKMNVKPKKNMDIYLQDGNIVCATCHEPHGPEKGMLRDMGEKNICFACHEDQKLVDMTKHNLAKLDYLNENDKKKAAANVCYACHTPHNFHKENRLMWAYKPNGKEPFAFEMCSDCHKTDGVGYKKIPVETAHDRIFKIFPYREKFKENLFNDKGLVSAEGSITCQSCHNPHVWKAGGSMTAAYNVEGDPTNSFLKSGVKDKFCAVCHGETQAKDLFDKYHDKTFRDGRSQLNRKMLEAEVLKNLFEIQRNLEKIEGAK, encoded by the coding sequence ATGAGAAAGCTTCTTCTCCTGCTCACACTTATAGTTCTGTCCGCACCTGCGGCCTTCGCAGCTGACGTGACAAAAAGCAACCCCGATTCATCCAAAGAGTGCGCATTCTGCCACTATGAATGGATGCCTCAGTTCCTTTATGATCTGAAAGGGACAGAGGTCGTTGACTACCAGAAGGAAAAAGTGGTGGCCAGCGACAAGATGTGTTTCAGCTGCCACAACGGCTCCGTTGCCGACAGCAGGATCAGGGTCTGGTCAGGCGAGATGCACAAACTCACCGACAAGATACCCGAACATATGAAAATTCCAGGCAACCTGCCCCTTGAAAAGGGCAAGATAGCCTGCCGCACCTGCCACTCCGCACACTCAACAGGCGACCCCAAGAACGACAAGATAGACAAGAGCGTTTTCCTGCGTATGGAGAACAACAACTCTGAACTTTGCGTAGCCTGCCACAAGGAGATAGGAAAGGACGGCAACATAAGCCACCCCCTGAAAGCTCCCCAGAGCGGATATGAGAACATGGCCAAAGAGGTCAGATCCCGCTATGGAAAGCTGGGCAGCAAAGGACAGGTCGTCTGCGAAAGCTGCCATACCCCTCACTCACCTAAAGAGACCAAACTGCTTATCGAATCTCTGACGGACTCCAAGATATGCGGCGTATGCCACGAAGGCGTGGTGGATGCCAAATCCGGCGAGTACATCAAAGGTATGCTCACTCACCCCGTGAACATAAAGCACACCAAACAGAGCGATATGCTTGAGATGATAAAGAGCGGCGGAATATACACCAAGGACAGCAAAGTAATCTGCTCAACGTGTCACTCCACCCACAAGGCAAAGGCTGACGGACTGCTTGTTACGGAAAACTCCGATAATAAACTCTGCTACACCTGCCACAACAACAAGAAAGAGATCGCAGGCGGCAAGCACGACATGCTTACTGCCAAAGGATTCCGCACTAAAGACGGCAAATCTGCTCAGCAGGCCGGAACATGCGGAAGCTGCCACGCACCCCACGGCTGGTCTGCGGGATTCGCAGGCGAAGGCGACCTCCTTACCAAAGGATGCGTAAGCTGCCACACCGAAGGTGCTGTCGGTGCGAAGAAGATAATAGATACCAAGAAGTTCAACCACCCAGTGGGCAAAGGTCTGAAAAAGGATATGCAGAAGAATGAAAAACTTCCTCTGTTCGCCAAAATAGTCAGATTCTTCACCACGATGGGTTCCGACCAGAGCAAAACCGATGTGAACTGCTCCACATGCCACGATATTCACGGCAAGAACCCCAATGCGCTGAGAATCGGCGTTGAGAACGGAACACTCTGCATCACATGCCATAAAGAGAAAGAGATGATCGCCAAGACATCTCACGGCGACAAGAAGAACGAAAAGAGCTGTATGTCCTGTCACAAGGTACACAACAGCGACAGCGAAAGACTGCTGACAGTTGCTGTCAACGATGGCTGTCTTGACTGCCACAAAGTGGGCGGAAGCGGCGAGAAAAAGCTCATCGGCGAGCACTCTCACCCTGTCAACATGAAGACCAAAATGCAGATGACAGGCGACTTCAAACTCACTAAAGACGGAACTTTCACATGCGTAAGCTGCCACGATCCCCACAAACAGTCCAAAAAAGGCACTGTTAAGGATTTCATGAGGGGCGGATTTGCAGATCAGGATTCATTCTGCTCAGCATGCCACCAGACTCAGAAAGAGATCGCAGGCACAGACCACGACATGCGCAAAACCGATAAAGAGGCTGTCTGCGCCTCATGCCACAGCGTCCACAATGCAAAAACACCCGTCAACATGATGACCGTGGAGTATGCATACAAGACCAAAGACGACAACTGCATCGCATGCCACAACCCCAAAGGCCATGCGGACAAGAAGACTGTGAGCGGCGGACACAAAACAGGCAAAATTGATAAATATCAGAAGTATGAGAAGAACCTGACAAAAGACAAGGACGGCAATTACTATATCTATTGCTCAACCTGTCACACTGTCCACTCCAACGGCCCGAAAAAAGGCGCAGAGGGTACGGTTCAGAACAGCTTCCTCGATAAGAAGCTCATGAGCAAAGGCGGTTTCTGTGCGGGCTGTCACGAGGACAAACAGTCCTTCGACAAGTCCCCTCATAACGTAAACAAGTTTGAGAAGAACACAGAGAAGGTTAATAAACTTAAGGCTGCCAACGACACTTGCGGCGCATGCCACGAGGTTCACGGCAACGGCGGATATTACCTGTTCGATAAATCCATGGGCAAAGACTTTGAGAAGATATGCGCAAGCTGTCATTCAGATTCCGGCATCGCTTCCAAAACGGCTATCACATCCAGCCACAAGATGAATGTGAAGCCTAAGAAGAACATGGATATTTATCTGCAGGACGGAAACATAGTCTGTGCGACTTGCCATGAACCCCACGGCCCCGAAAAGGGAATGCTGAGAGACATGGGCGAGAAGAACATATGTTTCGCATGTCACGAAGACCAGAAGCTGGTGGACATGACCAAACACAACCTTGCCAAGCTGGATTACCTGAACGAGAACGACAAGAAGAAGGCGGCGGCAAACGTTTGCTATGCATGCCACACACCCCACAACTTCCACAAGGAAAACAGGCTGATGTGGGCATACAAACCCAACGGAAAAGAGCCTTTCGCCTTTGAAATGTGCAGCGACTGCCACAAAACAGACGGCGTAGGCTATAAAAAGATACCCGTTGAGACGGCACACGACAGAATCTTCAAGATATTCCCCTACAGGGAGAAGTTCAAAGAGAACCTCTTCAACGATAAGGGACTGGTATCCGCTGAAGGCTCCATCACATGCCAGAGCTGTCACAACCCCCACGTATGGAAGGCAGGCGGTTCAATGACCGCAGCGTACAACGTTGAGGGCGATCCCACGAACAGCTTCCTTAAATCGGGAGTGAAAGACAAGTTCTGTGCGGTATGTCACGGTGAGACACAGGCAAAAGACCTGTTCGATAAATACCACGATAAGACGTTCCGTGACGGCAGAAGCCAGCTGAACAGAAAGATGCTTGAGGCTGAGGTTCTTAAGAACCTGTTTGAAATACAAAGGAACCTTGAAAAAATTGAGGGCGCAAAGTGA
- a CDS encoding cytochrome C — protein sequence MRIYCFIAVMVFSLFMTCGTARASVVTDGENCMMCHKYPGLTRVNNEGYLRVFYVDSENYNHTVHTKVKCTGCHVDIKEIPHKEMKPVDCSTECHVTNAGSEKPFSHKKIFDDLKQSIHNPDNPYVRAKIVDDFPTCTNCHKNPQYRFQIGDVESVDEARHKERILQKCAVCHANNVDYRYFFEHVTHRIKNLAPSEDVVKTCSKCHSKEEMATKHKMKNAAATYLDTFHGKAVEFGMPNAPSCIDCHVKKGESAHKIRSWRSPDSATYESNRYLACQDSNCHVNPTKEFGMIRMHSVIDKDIYPIEFYVALGFTILTIGAFYPLLGLMILELIREMFPNLSFRRKKKD from the coding sequence ATGAGAATATACTGTTTTATTGCCGTCATGGTCTTCAGTCTCTTTATGACCTGCGGAACGGCCAGGGCTTCAGTTGTCACCGATGGTGAAAACTGTATGATGTGCCACAAGTACCCCGGCCTGACCCGCGTGAACAACGAGGGATACCTGAGAGTATTCTATGTTGATTCGGAGAACTACAACCATACAGTTCACACAAAAGTGAAATGTACCGGCTGTCACGTCGATATCAAAGAGATACCTCACAAAGAGATGAAGCCTGTTGACTGCTCAACCGAGTGTCACGTCACAAATGCAGGCTCGGAAAAACCTTTTTCACACAAAAAGATCTTTGATGACCTCAAACAGAGTATCCACAACCCTGACAACCCCTATGTCAGAGCCAAGATAGTGGATGATTTCCCCACCTGTACAAACTGCCACAAAAACCCCCAATACCGCTTTCAGATAGGCGATGTTGAGTCGGTTGACGAGGCAAGACACAAGGAGAGGATCCTTCAGAAATGTGCCGTATGTCACGCAAACAACGTCGACTACCGTTATTTCTTTGAACACGTCACCCACAGGATCAAAAACCTTGCTCCCTCTGAGGACGTTGTAAAGACCTGCAGTAAATGTCACTCCAAAGAAGAGATGGCAACGAAGCATAAAATGAAAAATGCTGCCGCAACCTATCTCGACACATTCCACGGAAAGGCTGTTGAGTTTGGAATGCCCAACGCTCCCAGCTGTATCGACTGTCACGTTAAGAAAGGCGAATCCGCTCACAAGATACGCAGTTGGAGAAGCCCTGACAGCGCAACGTATGAATCAAACAGATATCTTGCTTGCCAGGATTCAAACTGTCACGTCAACCCCACTAAGGAGTTCGGCATGATCAGGATGCACTCTGTTATCGACAAAGATATCTACCCCATAGAGTTTTATGTGGCGCTTGGCTTCACCATTCTTACAATCGGTGCATTCTACCCGCTGCTTGGTCTCATGATTCTGGAACTTATCAGAGAGATGTTCCCGAACCTGAGCTTCAGACGCAAAAAAAAGGACTAA